The proteins below come from a single Streptomyces sp. M92 genomic window:
- a CDS encoding ABC transporter ATP-binding protein, with translation MTHLQAPAHDLVVEARDVTMTYGDVDVLRGVDLDIRRGEVFALLGPNGAGKTTTVEILEGFRRRSAGDVRVLGTDPERGDDAWRGRLGLVLQSWRDHPRWRVAELLGHFATYYPHPRDPAELLALVGLTDQAGRQVNRLSGGQRRRLDVALGIVGRPELLFLDEPTTGFDPEARREFHLLVERLARDEGVTVLLTTHDLVEAERLADRIAMLVGGRIRALGTPGELARRAAARAEVRWTADDGTPRRERTEDPSRLVWELHRDAAGPIPGLEVRRPTLEDTYLHMVHRADDGTDRDADGHVDGEARAA, from the coding sequence ATGACGCACTTGCAAGCACCCGCCCACGACCTCGTCGTCGAGGCCCGGGACGTGACGATGACGTACGGCGACGTGGACGTCCTGCGCGGCGTCGACCTGGACATCCGCCGGGGCGAGGTCTTCGCCCTGCTCGGTCCCAACGGCGCCGGGAAGACCACCACCGTCGAGATCCTGGAAGGTTTCCGGCGGCGCTCGGCCGGTGACGTGCGCGTCCTCGGCACCGACCCGGAGCGCGGCGACGACGCCTGGCGCGGCCGGCTCGGACTGGTCCTTCAGTCCTGGCGGGACCACCCGCGCTGGCGGGTCGCGGAACTGCTCGGGCACTTCGCGACGTACTACCCCCACCCCCGCGACCCGGCGGAGCTGCTGGCGCTGGTCGGTCTCACCGACCAGGCCGGCCGGCAGGTGAACCGGCTCTCCGGCGGCCAGCGCAGGCGGCTGGACGTCGCCCTCGGCATCGTCGGCCGCCCCGAACTGCTCTTCCTGGACGAGCCGACCACCGGCTTCGACCCCGAGGCGCGGCGCGAGTTCCACCTCCTGGTGGAACGGCTGGCCCGCGACGAGGGCGTCACCGTCCTGCTCACCACCCACGACCTGGTGGAGGCCGAGCGGCTGGCCGACCGGATCGCCATGCTGGTCGGCGGCCGCATCCGCGCCCTCGGCACCCCCGGCGAACTGGCCCGGCGGGCCGCCGCGCGGGCCGAGGTCCGCTGGACGGCCGACGACGGAACGCCCCGCCGGGAACGGACCGAGGACCCCTCGCGGCTGGTCTGGGAACTCCACCGGGACGCGGCCGGGCCGATCCCCGGCCTGGAGGTCCGCCGCCCGACCCTGGAGGACACGTACCTGCACATGGTGCACCGGGCGGACGACGGCACGGATCGGGACGCGGACGGACACGTGGACGGAGAGGCGCGGGCCGCATGA
- a CDS encoding STAS domain-containing protein: MTVDPRHPNTVAPVRIVEADGRHAVLAFSGALDAPALRVLEELLLDHRLVEPTAWTLDMSGLDHIDLACAYALLRAATRAEEPVTITVRGARPAVHRTLKHAGLDTVVAYEH, encoded by the coding sequence GTCGACCCTCGCCACCCGAACACCGTCGCCCCCGTGAGGATCGTCGAGGCGGACGGGCGGCACGCCGTGCTGGCCTTCTCCGGCGCCCTGGACGCCCCCGCGCTGCGCGTACTGGAGGAACTGCTCCTCGACCACCGTCTGGTGGAGCCGACCGCCTGGACGCTGGACATGAGCGGGCTGGACCACATCGACCTGGCGTGCGCCTACGCGCTGCTGCGCGCGGCCACCCGGGCCGAGGAACCGGTCACGATCACCGTGCGCGGGGCCCGTCCGGCCGTTCACCGGACACTGAAGCACGCGGGCCTGGACACCGTCGTCGCGTACGAGCACTGA
- a CDS encoding transcriptional regulator — protein sequence MSTPAGFDELIHPATRLSVVALLAATEWADFPFVRDSLSLSDSALSKQLHTLEEAGYLELRKEGGGRKRRTRVRLTDRGRTAFEGHVAALRSIVEGAPPAPPAGPAERRLPSEAAR from the coding sequence GTGAGCACTCCCGCAGGCTTCGACGAGCTGATCCATCCCGCCACCCGGCTGTCCGTGGTCGCGCTGCTCGCGGCCACGGAATGGGCGGACTTCCCCTTCGTACGCGACAGCCTCTCGCTCAGCGACTCCGCCCTCTCCAAGCAGCTCCACACGCTGGAGGAGGCCGGCTACCTGGAGCTCCGCAAGGAGGGCGGCGGCCGCAAGCGGCGCACCAGGGTACGGCTGACGGACCGAGGCCGCACCGCCTTCGAAGGGCACGTGGCGGCGCTCCGCTCGATCGTCGAGGGAGCCCCGCCTGCCCCGCCTGCCGGTCCGGCGGAACGGCGCCTCCCCTCGGAGGCCGCACGATGA